The window CATGACCATGCCGGCGTCCAGGCACTCGATCGCGTCCATGAGTTGGGCGCGGGTCCGCCGGAGTTCGTCCTCCGCCCGCCGGCGGTCGCTGACGTCCTGAATCTGGGCGACGAGGTGGAGCGGCACCCCGCCCGCGTCGCGGACCAGGGACACGCTGAGCTGGACCCACACCGGCCGCCCGGTCTTGTGGACGTACCGTTTCTCGTACTGGTAAGCGGGTACGTCACCGCCCAACAGTCTGGCCACGTGCCCGTTCGACGCCGCGAGGTCGTCCGGGTGGGTGAGTTCTCGATACGTGCGGGCGAGCAACTCCGCCTCGGTGTACCCGACGATCTGGCAGAGGGACGGGTTGACCCGCAGCCACCGCCCGTCCGGGGTGACGAGAGCCATGCCGATGGCGGCGTGTTCGAGGGCCCCGCGGAACCGCTCTTCGCTCTCGCGAAGTGCGGCTTCGGCGACCCGCCGCTGGGTGATGTCCTGAATCTGGGACACGACGTGTTGCGGGCGGCCGGTCTCGTCGACCACGTAGGTCACGTAAACGTGGACCCAGACCGTGTGCCCGTCCCGGTGGATGTACCGCTTCTCGCGCTCGTAGGAGCGGCTCCCGCCGGCCAACGCGGTCGAGATGAGGGACGAGTCGCCGGGCAGGTCGTCCGGGTGGGTGATGTGGCGAGAATGACGGGCGAGAAGTTCCGCCTCGTCGTACCCGATCATCCGGCACAGCCTCTGGTTGACCTGAAGGAACCGCCCGTCGATGTCGAGAACGGCCATCCCGATCGAGGCGTCGCCGAACACGCTACGGAACATCGCCTCGCTCGCCCGCAGTTCGGCGGTCCGGGTCCGCACCTGTTCCTCGACGGTCGCCTGGGCCCGCTCCAGCCCGGCCTGCCGCTCGGCCGTCGCCAGCAAATCCCGGTCGCCCTGCCAGCAGGTGTACACCAGAAAGAGGTCGATGAACGCGACCCAGCCGACGTGCTCGACCCACCGCCACTCGGCCGCGACCGGGGTGCCGTAGACCGACTCCGGCCAGACGAGCCCGCGGACGAAGTGGTCGGCGGCCGCTATCGCGGACGCGGTAACGAGTACCCGCCAGTCGCGGTAGAACGCCAGCACCGCGAGCGAGCCGAACACGTGGAAGTGGGACTCGATGCGGCCGCCGGTCAGGTGGATGATCAGGGCGCCGACGAACATCTGCCCAGCGGCGACGACGTGCCGGGTGAGGGTCCGCCCGGGCCGGGCGAGCGCCAGACCGACGGGAAGGGCGATGATGCCCAACCCGAGCAGGACGGCGGCCCAGACATGCGGGTGTGCCCGACTCAGGGGGCCGTCCCACGTCAAAGGGGACACCCAGACGGCCAGGCCGACGGCAACCACCCACTGGAATGCGAGCAACCCGGCGAAGAATCGGTCGGCGCGCCGGTAGATCGCCCGGCGGGCGACGTCGGCGAGTTGGTTCGCCCGATCGTCGGATTGCTCGGCCGTTTCCGCGCTGATCACTCACACACTCCAGGGGGCCCGACGGAACACCCGGCCGGCCCGATCAACGGGCACCCGAACACGGGGGCGGACGAAAGCGTCGGCTCCAACCCGGCCAACGCGCGGACGACCTCGCGGCGGCCCGGGCTGTCGCCGGCGCGGCCGCGGGCGGCGGTGATCCCGCCGGAAAAAACCACGCGGCCGCCGCGGTCGTAGACGTTCACCTGTCCCGACGTGACCGCGCCGGCCCGCCGCGCGACTTCGCCTTCCGCGTCGCACGAAACGCGGGCTCCGGGGAGGCAGACCGCCGCGTCCCACAGGTCCGTTCGCTCCCACCCGGCTGGCGTCCCGGCCGGGCGGACGAAAACGACCCGGACATCAGCGATCCCGGGCGCGGCGGCCAACACCTCGGCCAGCACCATCAGGCTCGCCCGCGTACACGGGCAACGGGGGTGGGCAAACAGCTCGATGGTGAACGGTTCGGCGGACGCCACGGGAGCAACCGGAACACCGGCCGTTTCGACCCCCGGCCCCGGCGTTCGGTCGTACCGCTCCCACGCATAGAACCCGACCCCGACGCCGACCGCCCACACCACCACCAACGCGCGAACAAAAAAATCGTGGCCACAACGAATCATTAGGTTGGTTCGCACTCCGTATCGATCTGTCTCTGTCCCGAGCGGCGGACGCGGTCTGCTTCCCCGTCGTCACTTCCGGGTTGCCGGCTTCAGTCGCCGCGTTTTCCGATTCTTGGGTTTCATCGGCGCCGTAAGCGGTTTTTGGATGGCGTCTCAAACATAGGTCGCCCCGCATTCGCGGGCGCAACAATGTGGTGAATTCAGCATCTCGGCCGCCGGGAAATGACGTCCAGACCAGAGATTTCATTTGAGGTTGAACGCGATCTGTGAAGGGAGAAGATTTCTCATGCTTCCATCAGTTATCCCCATCGGATAAATTCAGGTACTTGGTCATTCTGTGACGCTCCGAGTGTAAAACCCGCGAAAGAAATTTGCGGCTCCGATCGGAATGGAAGACGTGTCGGAGCGGGCCGGAACTGGTCGGGCGTCAGCTCACGACCGCCGGAGGGGAAGCCGTCGTTTTTTGGATACTCGACGGACATCCCCGTCGGATTTCGATGCCCAGAAGACACTGTTTACTGCGCGAGGGGACAGTTTTGTGGTCGACCCATATTGCTTTAGACAAATGTGACCACCGTCCCGATAGTCTCTTGGATAGACGGGACACTTGTCCGACCAAGGCAACCTCACTCTTCGTCGACTTGATCGAGGTCTGTGACCCCGAACATCCAATCTCACGGAGTTGGCCACAACAACCCCACCCCAACATCCGCCACTGACACAGAGCGCTCACCATCCTGTTGCGGATTCTGTCGCCCGTCGCATCGCGGGTTCACATCGCCTTTTCGGAACAGCCCGTTCAGCTCTTCTGCCGACTCGATAAACCCGCGCCAGAATCCACATTGTCGGACAATTTGGCATATCGGGACAAATCGTGTACTAGCCTAATTCGAGATGTAATAGCGAATTGTGCGGGCTTACGCCTCTACATTCCTGTCATACAGGAACCAAGCAGAGGACAGGCGCGAATTTTCACCTGACACGATGTAAGTAAAGTCGCTGACGAACCGCCTTCGCCGAGTTGATATCGACCTACATCCGAGCGCCCATGTTCGGAGTGCCGAGATGAGCGAATCGCGCCCTAAAGAATCGACCGGCGGAGTGTCCGAACCGCCGGCGGCGGATACCGACGCCAGCGACGGCTCGCTGATCCGCCGGTATCGGGAGGGGGAAGACGGAGCCGCCACGTCGTTGTACCGCCGGTACGCCCGGCGACTCCGCATCCTGGCGGCCCGGCAGTGCGGGACCGACTTCGGCGGGCGGTTCGACGCCGACGACATCATTCAATCCGTCTTCCGCACCTTCTTTCAGGGGGCCCGCGGGCGGGCTTACGACGTGCCGCCGGGCGGCGAAATTTGGGGCCTGTTGATGGTGTTGACGGTGAACAAGATCCGGAACCACCTGCAACACCACCGGGCCGGAAAGCGGACCGTCTACCGGACCGCGGCGGACGCGGAACTCGACCACCACCCGCTGGCCCGCGACGAG is drawn from Fimbriiglobus ruber and contains these coding sequences:
- a CDS encoding sigma-70 family RNA polymerase sigma factor, with translation MSESRPKESTGGVSEPPAADTDASDGSLIRRYREGEDGAATSLYRRYARRLRILAARQCGTDFGGRFDADDIIQSVFRTFFQGARGRAYDVPPGGEIWGLLMVLTVNKIRNHLQHHRAGKRTVYRTAADAELDHHPLARDESAAAFLRLVLDEQLADLPESNRSIVRMRMEGYGVNEIAEHSGRALRTVERVLQNFRDRLTSV
- a CDS encoding RedB protein, producing the protein MRTNLMIRCGHDFFVRALVVVWAVGVGVGFYAWERYDRTPGPGVETAGVPVAPVASAEPFTIELFAHPRCPCTRASLMVLAEVLAAAPGIADVRVVFVRPAGTPAGWERTDLWDAAVCLPGARVSCDAEGEVARRAGAVTSGQVNVYDRGGRVVFSGGITAARGRAGDSPGRREVVRALAGLEPTLSSAPVFGCPLIGPAGCSVGPPGVCE